A DNA window from Brassica napus cultivar Da-Ae chromosome A4, Da-Ae, whole genome shotgun sequence contains the following coding sequences:
- the LOC125608250 gene encoding arabinogalactan protein 20-like: MSLRNYAAVIALIVFAVVSPFAGAQPLAPAPSPTSDGTSIDQGIAYLLMVVALVLTYIIHPLDASSFF, from the exons ATGTCGTTGAGGAATTACGCTGCCGTTATCGCTTTGATCGTCTTCGCCGTCGTGTCTCCTTTCGCCGGCGCTCAACCCCTAGCTCCTGCTCCTTCTCCCACAAGCGACG gaacatcgatcgatcaaggaaTAGCGTATTTGTTAATGGTGGTGGCGTTGGTGCTGACGTATATCATTCATCCCCTTGATGCATCTTCTTTCTTCTGA